Proteins found in one Takifugu rubripes chromosome 17, fTakRub1.2, whole genome shotgun sequence genomic segment:
- the LOC115253267 gene encoding sodium/potassium/calcium exchanger 2-like, with protein MDFTLPIRSRDTMTSSSSAPLLGPHSRSRNHYQGIKRKLRRGRILGFIISLVAVCAVCSLCALSLATSVAKELELVFEGSAEAVAPRRTLLHHRNISAAQEDTPIAMKSSDIELNHGDYPTDLFTIEERRQGYVVLHMFGMLYMFIALAIVCDEFFVPALTVITEKLEISDDVAGATFMAAGGSAPELFTSVIGVFVSHSNVGIGTIVGSAVFNILFVIGMCALFSKEVLHLTWWPLFRDVSFYIVGLLMLIYFFLDNQITVLESVSLLSFYGCYVNS; from the coding sequence ATGGATTTCACACTACCTATTAGAAGTCGGGACACGATGACATCATCTAGCTCTGCACCTCTCCTGGGTCCTCACAGCCGCTCCAGGAATCACTACCAGGGCATCAAAAGAAAGCTTCGTCGTGGACGAATTCTAGGATTCATCATTAGCTTGGTGGCAGTCTGCGCAGTCTGCTCACTCTGTGCCTTGTCACTGGCCACATCGGTGGCtaaggagctggagctggtctTCGAGGGCTCAGCAGAGGCTGTAGCTCCCCGAAGAACTCTTCTACACCACCGTAATATCTCAGCTGCACAAGAGGATACACCTATAGCCATGAAATCATCAGACATAGAGCTTAATCACGGGGACTATCCCACAGACTTATTCACCATTGAGGAGAGACGCCAGGGTTATGTGGTGCTTCATATGTTTGGAATGTTGTACATGTTCATAGCCTTAGCTATTGTTTGCGATGAGTTCTTTGTTCCTGCACTCACTGTCATCACAGAGAAGCTGGAGATCTCAGATGATGTAGCTGGGGCCACCTTCATGGCAGCAGGGGGCTCTGCTCCAGAGCTCTTCACTTCTGTCATTGGAGTCTTCGTCTCACACAGCAACGTGGGCATTGGAACCATTGTGGGCTCTGCCGTCTTCAACATCCTGTTTGTAATCGGGATGTGTGCTCTGTTCTCCAAAGAGGTGCTACACCtcacctggtggcctctgttcCGAGACGTCTCATTCTACATAGTTGGCCTGCTCATGCTCATCTATTTCTTTCTGGATAATCAAATCACGGTTTTAGAAAGTGTCAGCCTCTTGTCCTTCTACGGCTGCTATGTGAATTCATGA
- the LOC101068314 gene encoding histone H3, with product MARTKQTARKSTGGKAPRKQLATKAARKSAPATGGVKKPHRYRPGTVALREIRRYQKSTELLIRKLPFQRLVREIAQDFKTDLRFQSSAVMALQEASEAYLVGLFEDTNLCAIHAKRVTIMPKDIQLARRIRGERA from the coding sequence ATGGCAAGAACTAAGCAGACCGCCCGTAAGTCCACCGGAGGTAAAGCTCCCAGAAAGCAGCTGGCCACCAAGGCCGCGCGTAAAAGCGCCCCGGCCACCGGCGGAGTGAAGAAGCCTCACCGTTACAGGCCCGGCACCGTCGCTCTGAGAGAGATCCGTCGTTACCAGAAATCCACCGAGCTGCTGATCCGCAAGCTGCCCTTCCAGCGCCTGGTGAGAGAGATCGCCCAGGACTTCAAGACCGACCTGCGCTTCCAGAGCTCTGCCGTcatggctctgcaggaggcCAGCGAGGCTTATCTGGTGGGTCTGTTCGAGGACACCAACCTGTGCGCCATCCACGCCAAGAGGGTCACCATCATGCCTAAAGACATCCAGCTGGCCCGGCGTATCCGTGGAGAGAGAGCTTAA